The following nucleotide sequence is from Desulfatirhabdium butyrativorans DSM 18734.
GTTGCACAGGCATCCATCGCCCAGGCTGAAGAAGGTCTCAAAATCGTTCGGGATCGCTATGAAAACGGGCTCTATCCCCTGGTGAGCCTGCTCGATGCCGAGCTCTCGCTCAAGCAGGCCAGAACGGCCCATATCCAGGCCCTGTACGATTATCTGGTGGCAACCGCAGAACTGCGATTGGCCAGCGGCACCATCGATGAAGGATTTCCGGAATCCGCACAATAGGCGGCTTACAGACAGGAGCGACACCATGAACCAGCACCAGAAACCGATCCTTCGAGCCTATATGGCCATTGCCCTCCTGTGGCTTGCATCGGCAGGCTTTGGATGCGGCGAAAAAATTCAACCGGGCAACCAGGCCGGCGTCTCCGGCAAGACGATCCAGATGGCGACCGCCGTTGCCGGTCTCACCAGCCAGCCCATCGTTCATGAAGCCGTCGGCACCGTCACGGCCCGAACGCGAGCCGTTCTGTCTGCCAAAATCATGGGTACGGTGACGGCCGTCCACGTCCGGGAAAGCGATCGGGTCAGCGAAGGCCAATTGCTGATCGAAATCGATCCGAGAACGGTCGCCGCCCAGCGAAAGCAGGCCGAAGCAGGCCTTGCCGAGGCCAAGAAAGCCTATGAAGCGGTCGTTGCATCCCGGGACAGTGCGGCGTCGATGGCCGAGCTGGCCAAGGCGACCTACCAGCGCTATGCGCAGCTCATGAAAAACGAATCCGCCAGCAGGCAGGAATTCGATGAAGTGGCGGCGCGATACCGTCAAGCCGAGGCCGGGCTTGCCCAGGCCAGGGCCATGGTGGAAGCGACCGCCGAAAAAGTTCGCCAGGCCGAAGCTGCCGTGTCGGCTTCCCGGGTGATGGATGCGGACAGCCGTGTTACCGCCCCCTATGACGGGGTCATCACCCAGCGATTCGTCGATCCGGGAAGCCTTGCCAGCCCGGGGACCCCGCTGGTGGCCATCCGTTCGGCATCCGGATACCGGGTGGATCTCATCATTCCGGAAAATCTCACCCCATTCATGAAACCGGGGCTTTCCGTGGCGCTTCAGGTCCCCGCACTTGCCCATCCGGAAGTACGCGGCACGGTATCCACCGTCGTCCCCTTTTCCGACCCGGCAAGCCATTCCTTTGTGGTTCAGATCGACATGCCGGCTACGGCAGGTCTTCAGGAAGGGCAATATGCCAAGGGCCGCTTCGTGATCGGTGCAAGCGAGCGCATCCTCGTGCCTGCCAAAGCCCTGGTGTTGCGGGGGCAACTGACAGGCGTTTACTGGGTCGATCCGGAGCGGACGGCGCGTTTTCGGCTGGTCCGTACGGGCAATGCCGAAGGTGAAGATATCGAAGTGCTCTCGGGCTTGCGGCCGGGAGATCGCTATGTGGTCGAGCCCGGTGTGCAGATCGCGGACGGCATGAAAGTGGAGGGCGTATCATGAGCGGTTCGAGAGGCATCGCCGGAACACTGGCAGCCACCTTCATTCATTCGAAACTGACCCCGCTCATCATGATCGCATCGATCCTGCTCGGCATCGCTGCCGTGATCAGCCTTCCACGGGAAGAAGAGCCCCAGATCATCGTGCCCATGATCGATGTGTTTGTGAGCATGCCGGGCGCCAGCGCCAAGGAAGTGGAGGAGCGGGTCACCAGCCCCATGGAGAAGCTGCTGTGGGAAATCCCGGGGGTGGAATACATCTATTCGACATCGAGCCCGGGCATGTCCATGGCCATCGTTCGCTTCTATGTCGGGCAGGATGAGGAAAAATCCATCGTCCGGCTGCAGTCCAAACTGATGGCCAACATGGACCGCATCCCCTGCAACGTCAGCCCGCCGCTCGTCAAGCCGCGCTACATCGATGATGTGCCCATTCTGGCGGTGACTTTCTGGTCGGAGCATGCCGACCATTACACCCTGCGACGGGTCGCCGCGGAAGTGGAAAACGTCGTCAAGCAGGAAAACGACGTATCTCTGACGACGCTGATCGGCGGCACCCGAAGGCAGATGCGCATCGAACCCGATCCGGTGAAGCTTGCCGCATACGGCATCGACATCAAACAACTGATCGCCATGATCTGCGCCACCAACCAGGAGGCGGATGCGGGGTCCTATCCTTCGGCCAAAGGGCAAATCCTGGTGCATACCGGCGGATTTCTGAAAACCATCGATGACGTGCGCGCCGTCGTTGTCGGGGTGCATCAGGGCAAACCCGTTTATCTGCGGGATGTCGCCGCCATTCAGGACGGGCCCGAGGAGCCGGATCAGTATGTATTTTACGGCGAAGGACCTGCGGATGCACATCAGAAGCAGGAGATCGCCAGGGACAAGATCGGCGTCTTTCCGGCCGTAACCCTTACGGTTGCCAAACGAAAAGGCACCAACGCAACGGCCATCGCGCATCGGGTGCTGGAGCGCATCGAACACGTGAAGGGGAATCTCATCCCGGACGATATCCACATGAGCGTCACCCGCAATTACGGGGAGACGGCCAAGGAAAAATCGGACGAGCTTCTCTATCACATGCTCATTGCCGTTTTTTCCGTCACCGTTCTCATCTGGTTCACCCTCGGCCACCGGGAGTCCGGTGTCGTGGCCCTGGCCATTCCCGTAACCCTGGCGCTCACCCTCACCGTATTCTATCTCTACGGATACACCCTGAACCGGATCACGCTTTTTGCGCTCATTTTTTCGATCGGTATCCTGGTGGACGATGCCATCGTCGTCGTGGAGAACATGGTGCGGCATTTCCGGCTTCCCGAAAACCAGGGGCGGGATCGGCTTGCCGTAGCCATCGAGGCGGTGGACGAGGTCGGCAACCCCACGATTCTGGCGACATGGACCGTCATCGCCGCCATTTTGCCGATGGCCTTTGTCGGCGGGCTGATGGGCCCCTACATGCGGCCCATCCCGATAGGTGCATCGGCCGCCATGGTCTTTTCGCTGCTGGTCGCCTTCATTGTCACCCCGTGGGCGGCGCTCCGGCTCATCCCGGCTCATGGCCATCATGCCCACTTCGATGCCGAGGGTCATGAAACGGCCGAAGACTGGACGACAAGGCTCTACCGCAAGATCAT
It contains:
- a CDS encoding efflux RND transporter periplasmic adaptor subunit; translated protein: MNQHQKPILRAYMAIALLWLASAGFGCGEKIQPGNQAGVSGKTIQMATAVAGLTSQPIVHEAVGTVTARTRAVLSAKIMGTVTAVHVRESDRVSEGQLLIEIDPRTVAAQRKQAEAGLAEAKKAYEAVVASRDSAASMAELAKATYQRYAQLMKNESASRQEFDEVAARYRQAEAGLAQARAMVEATAEKVRQAEAAVSASRVMDADSRVTAPYDGVITQRFVDPGSLASPGTPLVAIRSASGYRVDLIIPENLTPFMKPGLSVALQVPALAHPEVRGTVSTVVPFSDPASHSFVVQIDMPATAGLQEGQYAKGRFVIGASERILVPAKALVLRGQLTGVYWVDPERTARFRLVRTGNAEGEDIEVLSGLRPGDRYVVEPGVQIADGMKVEGVS
- a CDS encoding efflux RND transporter permease subunit; the protein is MSGSRGIAGTLAATFIHSKLTPLIMIASILLGIAAVISLPREEEPQIIVPMIDVFVSMPGASAKEVEERVTSPMEKLLWEIPGVEYIYSTSSPGMSMAIVRFYVGQDEEKSIVRLQSKLMANMDRIPCNVSPPLVKPRYIDDVPILAVTFWSEHADHYTLRRVAAEVENVVKQENDVSLTTLIGGTRRQMRIEPDPVKLAAYGIDIKQLIAMICATNQEADAGSYPSAKGQILVHTGGFLKTIDDVRAVVVGVHQGKPVYLRDVAAIQDGPEEPDQYVFYGEGPADAHQKQEIARDKIGVFPAVTLTVAKRKGTNATAIAHRVLERIEHVKGNLIPDDIHMSVTRNYGETAKEKSDELLYHMLIAVFSVTVLIWFTLGHRESGVVALAIPVTLALTLTVFYLYGYTLNRITLFALIFSIGILVDDAIVVVENMVRHFRLPENQGRDRLAVAIEAVDEVGNPTILATWTVIAAILPMAFVGGLMGPYMRPIPIGASAAMVFSLLVAFIVTPWAALRLIPAHGHHAHFDAEGHETAEDWTTRLYRKIMDPLLHHAGWRWAFLAAVVVLLLTSCALVGIGWVKVKMLPFDNKSEFQVVIDLPDSATLEETASATLEMGNYLRTVNEVTNYQAYVGTAGPFNFNGLVRHYYLRRGPKMADIQVNLASKDKRGQQSHEIAKRVRGPLVEIAKRYGARIKVAEVPPGPPVLSTLVAEIYGPDYQRQKALARQIRGIFESTAGVVDVDWYMEENQTRMLVEIDREKASLSGIATAVIADTLETALSGKRIGLIHDPAEKEDMPIVVRLPLAKRAGMERLEAIQLASPSGKMVPLSALVRVRDAQIDTSIYHKNLMPVVYVIGDVAGEKESPVYAILEMQKAIDAIQLPEGYRIEQLTASLPKTDRLFAMKWDGEWHITYEVFRDLGIAFGVVLVIIFVLVVGWFQSFSTPITIMMAIPFSLIGILPAHAALGAFFTATSMIGFIAGAGIVVRNSIILVDFIELRIQQGMPLDKAVIDAGAVRFRPMMLTAAAVVVGASVILFDPIFQGLAISLMAGEVASLLFSRMTVPILYYLDKRWEKQHLHHPPQKEPAAEQA